GATCGGGAAGAAAGTAAGTTAGGAGGGAGAAATGGACAATAGCGGGTTATTTAACATTAGGAATAAAGTAGCTGTAATAACTGGAGGAGGAGGGATTCTTTGTGGCGAAATGGCAAGGGCTTTATCAAAGCATGAAGTAAAAGTAGCCATCCTGGATCTCAGAGAGGATGTAGCAGTAGGACTTGCTGATGATATTGTAAAACATGGCGGAAAAGCAGTAGGCTTAGCCTGTAATGTGCTGGATAAAGAGAGCATTAAAAAGGCATCTGTCAGGATATTAGAGTTATTTGGAAGAGTGGATATTCTTATAAATGGCGCTGGAGGCAACAGCCCAAAGGCAACTACAGCTAAGGAGACTCTGGAGCCTGAGGATCTAAAGAAAATTGATGTACTGGGAAACAAAAGCTTTTTTGATATGGATCAGGAAGGAGTAAAATTTGTTTTCAATCTGAATTTTCTAGGTACTCTTCTCCCGACCCAGGTATTTGCGAAACTAATGGCGGAACAAGGAGATGGCGGGAATATCGTAAATATATCTTCCATGAATGCGTTCAGACCTTTAACAAAGATTCCCGCATATTCAGCGGCAAAGGCAGCTGTGTCTAATTTTACACAATGGCTTGCAACTCACCTGTCTCCTGTTAATATTAGAGTTAATGCTATTGCGCCAGGGTTCTTTCTAACAGATCAGAATCGTTTCCTGCTTGTTGATGAAAAGACAGGCAAACTTACTCCAAGAGGGGAAACTATAATAAATCATACTCCAATGCGCCGTTTTGGTGATCCAGCTGATTTAATTGGATCTCTTATATGGCTTGTTTCTCCTGCATCAGAATTTGTAACAGGAATTGTTGTTCCTGTAGACGGAGGCTTTTCTGCTTTTAGCGGAGTATAAATAAAATGGAGGAGTTATAGAGTAATGAGTGAATTAAAGAATGTTATTATTGCGCAGTCTGGCGGCCCATCACCAGTAATTAATAACTCTCTCAGGGGAGTTATCGAGACATGTAAGCTGTTTCCTGAGAAGTTCGGCAGAATATATGCCGGATATCATGGAATAGAGGGGATTCTTAAGGAGGAATTGTTGGATTTGAGTGCTCAGAGTGAAGAGGAAATATCTTTTTTAAGAACAACTCCAGCTGCTGGAGCAATAGGAACATGCCGCTATAAATTAAAACAGGAACAAGTTGCAGATTTTAATCGTGTCATAGAGGTTTTTAAAGCTCATAATATCGGCTATTTTTTTTACATTGGCGGTAATGATTCAATGGATACGGCCCATAAAATTAGTGTGCTTGCAAAGGATAAGGGGCTGGATTTAATTGCCGTAGGTGTGCCGAAAACAATAGACAATGATGTTGGGGATGAAAAATTTAAGCTTATAGATCATACCCCGGGATACGGCAGTGTAGCAAGATACTGGGCGTATTGCATTCAGAATGCAAATGAAGAGAATGCTGGGTCTTCTCCTGCAGATCCTGTTACGGTGATTCAGGCTATGGGAAGGAAGATAGGTTTTATTCCTGCAGCAGCGCGTCTTGCAGATCCTGAAAGGGAGATGCCGTTACAGATATATCTTGCTGAGACTGAGCTTTCCATAGAAGATCTTGCAGATAATGTGAATGAAGAGTTGAAAAGATCAGGCAGAGTTATTGTGGTGATAAGTGAGGGATTTCAGGTTGGAGATATTGGAGAAGCAAAGGATGCTTTCGGACATACGGAGTTTGGGGCAAGTCAGAGTACTGTTAAGCAGATAGTTGCGAATTATTTAAATAAAGTTGGACTTAAAGCAAGAGGCAGTGCAAGAGGCTTTATTCCTGGAACTGACCAGCGTGATACGGCAATTTATGCCTCTACAGTGGATTTAGATGAAGCTTATAAAGTTGGACAGAAAGCGGTTCTGATAGCTTATGAAGGAACTAACGGTTTCATGTCTACAATTCTCAGAAAACCAGGGTCAATTTATAGTGTTGAATATGACAAGGTTTCTCTTGAGAAAGTTGCAAATTCTGAAAGAAAATTTCCTTCAAGCTGGATAGCAAAGAATAGGATTGATGTAACTGACGAGTTCATAAAATATGCAAGACCTCTCATTGGAGAGGATTGGGTGAGTGTGCCGATAGTTAACGGAATACAGCGCTTTGCGAGAATTAAGCCTGTATTTGCGGGAAAGAAATGTGCTGAGTATATTCCTCAGGCGTACAAATTAAAATATGGAGGGTAATCTATGCAGGATGCAGCAGGGAAATTAAAAGAATTTAAACCTGAAAAGCAGTTTTTTGTTGGAATTGATTCAGATGGGTGTGCGTTTGACACTATGGAAGTAAAGCATAAGGAATGTTTTATTCCTAATATTATAAATGAATGGGAACTTCAGGCAGTATCAAAGTATGCAAGAGAAGCTGCAGAATTTGTAAACCTTTATTCAAAGTGGCGTGGAATAAACAGGTTTCCTGCTCTTACAATGGTTTTTGATCTTCTTCAGGAAAGGGAAGATGTAAAAAAACGCAAGGTTAATATTCCTGAAGCAAAGACTTTGCGCGAATGGATTGAGAAAGAAACAAAGCTCGGCAATCCAGCTCTGGAACAAGTCGTTCAGGAAACAAAAGACCCTGTGTTATCTCAGGCATTAAAATGGTCTAAGGCTGTTAATGAGACAGTAGCAAAGATAGTTCGTGGGGTACCTCCGTTTCCTTTCGTCAGGGAAAGTCTTGAGAAGATTTTCAATACAGTAGATGCAATTGTTGTGTCTGCGACTCCATGTGAAGCTCTCAAGAGAGAGTGGGATGAACATGATATTGCTAAATACGTTAGGGTAATTGCAGGACAGGAGATGGGAACAAAGAAAGAACATCTGGCATTTGCTGCTGTAGGCAACTATAAGCCAAATCATATTCTAATGATAGGTGACGCCCCCGGAGATATGAAAGCTGCACGCGCTAACAATGCTCTCTTTTATCCCATTAATCCCGGAGATGAGGATATATCATGGGAGAGATTTCACAATGAAGCCTTTGATAAATTTATAAATGGAACATATGCTGGAGATTATGAAAAGTCCTTAATAGATGAATTTGATAAATATTTACCCAGCATCCCTCCATGGAAATAGTGTGAAAATAGTTGTTGATGAGAATATTCCATTTGCCAAAGAGGCATTTTCTACATTAGGCAAGGTTGAAACTTCACACGGAAGAGAGATAACTCCTCAAAAGGTGGAAGATGCTGATGTTTTGATTGTCCGCTCTATCACAAAGGTTAATTCTGAACTTTTAGAAAAAAGTCAGGTTAAGTTTGTCGGGACAGCCACGATAGGGCTTGATCATATTGATGTTGAGTATTTGAAGAAAAGAAATATCGGGTTTGCAAGCGCGCCTGGCTCTAATTCTAATTCCGTTTCAGAGTATATAGCCTGTGGATTATTATATACAGCAAACAAGTTGTATCTCAATCTTTGCAATTTGACAATTGGGGTTGTGGGAGTTGGTAGTGTTGGCAGTAAAGTTGCAAAGAAGGCTAAGGCTCTGGGAATGAGAATGCTTCTTAATGACCCTCCTCTTTTTGAGAGAACAGGAAATATAAAATATCGTCCGATACAAGAATTGATGGCAAATTGTGATATATTAACCTTTCATGTTCCCCTTGAAAGACAGGGCAAGTATCCTACATATCATATGATAGATGAAAAGTTTCTGAGACGTTTAAAGAAATGTCCTGTAATTGTAAATACCTCTCGTGGTGGAGTTATGGACACAGAGGCTGTTAAGAGTGTCCTGATGCATTGCAGGATATCACAGGTTATTTTGGATGTGTGGGAAAACGAGCCGGATATTGATACAGAGATGCTTAAAATGGCCTTGATTGGGACTCCTCATATTGCAGGTTATTCCTTTGACGGAAAAGTCAATGGGATGTTTATGGTATACAACAGCCTGTGTCAATATTTAAATAAGAAAGCGAAATGGAATCCCAATAACTTTTTGCCGGATAGCAATTGTCCTGTTATTAAAGTTGGTGAAATGAATAATGGTTCATTAGAAAAAAAATTGCACGAAGTTATTTCTCAAGTGTATGATATTGAAAAGGATGATTCAAAACTTAGGGAATCTTTCTCTCTACCTGCTGAGAAAAGTGGCGCATATTTCGATTCTTTGAGAAAAAATTATCCTGTGAGAAGAGAATTTTTTAATACAGAGATCTTGTTCGAAAAAGAAGATTCGCAATTAGCGAATGTCTTATCAGAAATTGGTTTTAAAGTAGACAAAATATAAGAGGAGAACATTAAAGATGCCATGGTTTTATGAAGAATCCAAGGAGATAGATTTAAGTAAGAAGCAGGAAGTAATGGAGAGGGTGGTGCAGGAAGCAAGTGAGCGGATAACAAAAAATTTCAAAAAGGTGCTTTTATTGCCGCCGGATATTACCCGTTATCATTCAGGCGCAGGACAATTAACAGAGATAATTTACAAGCT
The DNA window shown above is from bacterium and carries:
- a CDS encoding SDR family oxidoreductase, coding for MDNSGLFNIRNKVAVITGGGGILCGEMARALSKHEVKVAILDLREDVAVGLADDIVKHGGKAVGLACNVLDKESIKKASVRILELFGRVDILINGAGGNSPKATTAKETLEPEDLKKIDVLGNKSFFDMDQEGVKFVFNLNFLGTLLPTQVFAKLMAEQGDGGNIVNISSMNAFRPLTKIPAYSAAKAAVSNFTQWLATHLSPVNIRVNAIAPGFFLTDQNRFLLVDEKTGKLTPRGETIINHTPMRRFGDPADLIGSLIWLVSPASEFVTGIVVPVDGGFSAFSGV
- a CDS encoding diphosphate--fructose-6-phosphate 1-phosphotransferase; its protein translation is MSELKNVIIAQSGGPSPVINNSLRGVIETCKLFPEKFGRIYAGYHGIEGILKEELLDLSAQSEEEISFLRTTPAAGAIGTCRYKLKQEQVADFNRVIEVFKAHNIGYFFYIGGNDSMDTAHKISVLAKDKGLDLIAVGVPKTIDNDVGDEKFKLIDHTPGYGSVARYWAYCIQNANEENAGSSPADPVTVIQAMGRKIGFIPAAARLADPEREMPLQIYLAETELSIEDLADNVNEELKRSGRVIVVISEGFQVGDIGEAKDAFGHTEFGASQSTVKQIVANYLNKVGLKARGSARGFIPGTDQRDTAIYASTVDLDEAYKVGQKAVLIAYEGTNGFMSTILRKPGSIYSVEYDKVSLEKVANSERKFPSSWIAKNRIDVTDEFIKYARPLIGEDWVSVPIVNGIQRFARIKPVFAGKKCAEYIPQAYKLKYGG
- a CDS encoding HAD hydrolase-like protein; translated protein: MQDAAGKLKEFKPEKQFFVGIDSDGCAFDTMEVKHKECFIPNIINEWELQAVSKYAREAAEFVNLYSKWRGINRFPALTMVFDLLQEREDVKKRKVNIPEAKTLREWIEKETKLGNPALEQVVQETKDPVLSQALKWSKAVNETVAKIVRGVPPFPFVRESLEKIFNTVDAIVVSATPCEALKREWDEHDIAKYVRVIAGQEMGTKKEHLAFAAVGNYKPNHILMIGDAPGDMKAARANNALFYPINPGDEDISWERFHNEAFDKFINGTYAGDYEKSLIDEFDKYLPSIPPWK
- a CDS encoding 4-phosphoerythronate dehydrogenase, with amino-acid sequence MKIVVDENIPFAKEAFSTLGKVETSHGREITPQKVEDADVLIVRSITKVNSELLEKSQVKFVGTATIGLDHIDVEYLKKRNIGFASAPGSNSNSVSEYIACGLLYTANKLYLNLCNLTIGVVGVGSVGSKVAKKAKALGMRMLLNDPPLFERTGNIKYRPIQELMANCDILTFHVPLERQGKYPTYHMIDEKFLRRLKKCPVIVNTSRGGVMDTEAVKSVLMHCRISQVILDVWENEPDIDTEMLKMALIGTPHIAGYSFDGKVNGMFMVYNSLCQYLNKKAKWNPNNFLPDSNCPVIKVGEMNNGSLEKKLHEVISQVYDIEKDDSKLRESFSLPAEKSGAYFDSLRKNYPVRREFFNTEILFEKEDSQLANVLSEIGFKVDKI